Part of the Loxodonta africana isolate mLoxAfr1 chromosome 15, mLoxAfr1.hap2, whole genome shotgun sequence genome is shown below.
GAATGAGCTTTTCTAAACACTGATTTGATCACGTACCCCCTTGGTGAAAACCTCTCTATGGCCTTCCATTACTCAAAGGTCCAAAAAGCTTTAAGACTGCACAATCTGGCTGCTTTTCACCTTGGACTGGGTCTTCCATCTGGATCCCTGATGGTGCCTCATCTCCATCAGAGAACCCACACACGTGTTCTGTCTGCTGGCAAACTGTCCCCTTCTTTGCTTAGTTAATGGCTTGCTTCCTTTAGATCTCAGCTCAGTTACCACTTCCTCAGAGAACCCTTTTCTGACCCCTAAAGCAAgcccaaacctgatgccatcaaatcaattctgactcagaacgaccctagaagacagagtagaagtgccccatagggtttccaagggtgtaatctttatagaagcagaccgccTCATCTTTCTCTagtagaatggctggtggattaggtTAGCAGCTCAGCGGTTAACCACTGGGCCCCTGGGGCTCCTTTTTCCTGACCCCTAGGCTACGTCAAGTTCTCCTATCACATAGTCTCATAGTTCTTTACAACATGTAAGACATTTGCAACTCTATCTGTGATCGCCTCATACTGTCAGATCCATGTCGGCAGTGACTGTCTACCTTCTTTACTGGTGAATCTCCAGCCTAGCACAATACCCAGCACGTCTTATGATCAATatgaaaccaaagccaaaccagttgccgaggagtccattccaactcatggcaatgccgtgtgagtcagagcagaactgtacagcaaaggggtttcaatggctgcttttttgggacacagattgccaggcctttcttccgaggtgcctctgggtggattcaaactgccaacctgcctgttagcagcccagctctctaAATGTTCGTAACGCCCAGGACCTCTGTGTCTTGATTAAATCAATCGTTTTGTATGTCATACCTAACTCAAGAATCCCAAGACTTCTCACAATCTCCAGTAAAATGTTCAAACTCCTCTCAGCAGCATTTGGTCTTTCTTCCATCTGGCCTTACCTTACCTGTCCACACTACTTTCCATACTCCTACCCAAATTCTTTGCTATCCAGATGGTTTTCGTTAGTTCCTTGCAAAAGAACAATACTTTCCTCCTCCTAGCCTTGGCTCAGCTCTCCATAGTCTGGGACACACGTCCTCCTCAAACCTGTAGACAATATCGTCCGGGCTGATCTCAGGTCCTGTCTGCTCTGTGAGCTTCTACAATTATGCTAGCATTGTGACGTAGCAGTGCAGGGCATTCTCGAATCGGGTTCTATCTAGTCCTGAACTGTCTATTGTCTATTGAAGTCTTCCCTCACCAGCTACAGGCACCTCCAAGATACATATTGAgtgttttcttcttcctccttcaggGCCACAGCACTAAGCACAGTGCACGTTAACAGGACGTAACGCACATCTTCCAACCAATGAATTCGGCCGGTTCCCTGTTGTTTTGtggtaaactgaggcacagaaggaTGTGGGATTTGTCACCTGAGAAGGGCGGAACAGGGATACATACACCTGCCCAGGACCTCCAGGCTCCGGTAGTCTGATTCTCACCCTCCAACCCAGCGGACCCTCTGTCTTCCCATCGTGGGCTGGGGACCTGTGTCCTGAAGGTCACGGGGCGGAAGGGGCACCCAGGGTCATGCTGCCCCCTGCTGCTCTCAACTTTACCCAGCGTGGAGCCTCCTCTGCGTGCGCTGAGCCCCCGGGTAGAGAGGCACCGGCACATGCTGGGCTGCAGCGCCCTGCGAAGCATGGCACCTCCGAGTGGCACCTCTGCGCGTTGCACTCCGCTCGGGAGACCCAGCAGCAAGTGGCGGTCACAGCCGCGCTACAGCCGGTCCAGGCGATCGCGCTCATTGGCCAGCTGCCTTTGCTATTCTCGGTTGTTCCCTGCGGGCCACGCCCCTCCACGCTATAGGCTGTCGTATTCCCCTGACCCTCCCGCGGACCGCCTTCCAGGTCCGGCCCCCAAGTGCCATTGGCCAACCTCGGGCGTGCGTCTGCCCTACGCGACCTCAGGGGGAGGTGGCATGAGCCCGGCGGCTCTGAGCGGAAGTGCGGCTGTTCTGGTTTCCGGGGCTGCTGGTGTGACGTGTCCCGCGCTTGGCGCAGCAGGAAGCAGCAGCGATCGTCTTCTGAGTTCCCGGCCGTGGCCCCAGCTCCTCTCCTGCTGCCGCCATGCTCGACTTCTTCACCATTTTCTCCAAGGGTGGCCTTGTGCTCTGGTGTTTCCAGGGCGTGAGCGATTCATGCACCGGGCCGGTTAACGCGCTGATTCGTTCGGTGCTGCTGCAGGTACTGCCCCCGCGGGATGAGAACTCCGGGCTCTCCCTCCCTGACACCTTGTCCATCGTCCCCCTCCACCCACCCCGCGCTTCACCTCCACCCTAGCCACTCACCGGTAACCGGGACTCCacccacttctttctcctgcctACTTCAGACCATCCCCCGCCATCGGGACGGCCACTTCCTCTCGTTTCTGGGACTCCAGCTGGAAATCGCGCTTCACCTAGCACCTCCGCTCCCGCCATTCAACCCCCCTCTGCACTCTCAGCAATTTCGTTTTCTGTTGTTTCGAAGGCTGGATGAAATAAGTGGGGAAATGAGGTTTAAAAAGTGTAAATGGTGTACAGCTGCTAGTAGATTTGATTGTTTACGTGAGGACCTCCCTTCTGCCTCCCACGTGTCTAGACGtccctctcacctcctccccaccaccccctAACTTGGTATCTCATTTTCTTCCTGGGGGAATGCTAGAGAAGTGTCGCAGCATCTCCTTGTCCTGGGGACAAGTTTGGCTTTGGGCGAGTGTCTGGTTCTTTCCCAAAGGTAATCCTGGAGGAGcctaagtctgggcttttttagGAATAGTCTGAACTCTAGTTTTTACTCTTTTTCCAGGAACGGGGAGGTAACAACTCCTTCACCCATGAGGCACTCACACTCAAATATAAACTGGACAATCAGTTTGAGCTGGTGTTTGTGGTAAGTGGGGGTATTTCAGAGGGGTAGTGATTACATTCTCAACGTATCTgattatgaaaaacaaaaacaaaaaaccctggttAATTTTACCCAGTGTTGTATGGTGAAGTAACTGAGAAAACTaaaaaggtgggggtgggggagaagctCCTGGGCCCAGTCAGAGCTTGGCTGCCTCTCAAGTCAGGGAAACCTGCCAGGTGGCTGAGCCATCTCTGGAGGCTTGGTTGAGTTGGCTTCCCTCGTTTCTGGGCTGGTGTGTAAGCAGATCTGCTCGCTGTTTCTTCCCTGAACAGGTTGGTTTTCAGAAGATCCTTACACTGACCTATGtggacaaactgatagatgacgTGCACCGGCTTTTTCGGGACAAGTACCGCACAGAGATCCAGCAGCAAAGTGCTTTAAGTCTATTGAATGGCACCTTTGATTTCCAAAATGACTTTCTGCGGCTCCTTCGGTGAGAGGCTTCCCCTCTCCAAAGGGCTGTGAATTGTGTACTGAAAGACACTCTCCTAAATGTGCTGCCCAGTTGATTGATGTCTTGGTATGAGGGCCCTTTTGCTGAACATTGATTTTTCCTCCTGCATGGGTTAGAAGACCtgccattttcttttctgtttagtgAAGCAGAGGAGAGCAGTAAGATCCGTGCTCCCACTACCATGAAGAAATTTGAAGATTCTGAAAAGGCCAAGAAACCTGTGAGATCCATGATTGAGACACGTGGGGAAAAGcccaaggaaaaaacaaagaacagcaaaaaaaagggGGGTAAGAAGGAAGGTGAGTTTGGGTTCCTTTGACATATTGGGGCTTGAAGAGGTATGAATGCCGTGCTAGGTGGCCCCCCGACCTTCATTTATCCTTGCTTGCCCCCGCACTCTGTCAGATGCCACCACCCTCACTACATCCCTGGTCCTTGTGATCCCCAAGATGTTGGCTTCAAGTTTCCTCTTAAGGATTTGGGAGAATTTTTTCATCTTCTATTTTGTTgggatttggtctttttttctccaGTGAGGCTTCTCCTAACAGGTTCTGATGGCGGCCCTTTGGCTACCGGCAAAGCAGACTCTGTAGTAAAGACAGGTGTCCCAGTGGGGCCTGAGAATGGGGTAGAGCTTTCCAAAGAGGAGCTGGTACGCAGGAAGCGAGAAGAGTTCATGCAGAAGCATGGGAGGGGTGTGGAGAAGTCCAGGTGAGCATCCTAACTTTCTTCTTGCCCCCTATTGTTACTTGCCATGGGAGGCAAGGGAGTTCTGTTCTCTGACTCATGGGTAAATGTCACACATTCACCATAACTCTTTGCAGCAAGTCCCTGAAGTCAGATGCTCCAAAGGAGAAGGGCAAAAAAGCGCCCCGGGTGTGGGCACTGGGTGGCTGTGCTAACAAGGACGTCTTGGATTATAGTACCCCTACCACCAATGGAACTCCTGAGGTTGCTCTGCCTGAGGACATCAACTTGGTAAGAACCAACAAGGGGCAGTGAGGGTTACCGTTAATAAATTGAGGAGAAACTAGAGACTAGTGGGGCAGTACCAAAGGAGCcgtggtagtacagtggttaagagtttggttaccaactgaaaggttggtggttcaaactcacccaatgGCTGTATGGGAGAAAGACTGGATGACCTGCTCCTGTGGaaattacatccaagaaaaccctatggggcagtcttgctcattcctatgagtcagaattgacttgatggcacctaacaacaaaagggCAGTACCTGGATTTGAACAAGGGGCTGAGTTGTATTGGGAGCTTCCCCAAATCAAAGAGCCAGAGCAGTGTGGCTGGGTGAATCCTGGGCTTTTGGTCCTTGGAGCCCTAGTGTCCCTGACCTCATCTCCCTCTTTCCCCCACACCCTCCAGATTCGAGGGACTGGGCCTGGGGGGCAGCTTCAGGATTTGGACTGCAGCAGCTCAGATGATGATGAGGCCTCTCAGAGCACCACCAAACCTAGGTAGGGGCATTCAGTGGGGGCTGGTATGTGTGGCACCTGAAGTGATGAGGTTTCACTCCCGCCCACTGGTTTTATGTGCATTCATGATCTCATATGCCTGCAGTGCTACAAAGGGGACTCTGGGTGGCATGTTTGGGATGCTGAAGGGCCTCGTGGGTTCCAAGAGCTTGAGTCGTGAAGACATGGAATCTGTGCTGGACAAGATGCGTGATCATCTCATTGGTAAGTTTATAGGAACTGGGGCTGAATCACGTTCATGGGGTAGGGATGGTTTGGGAGCTGAACCGCTGAGCCTCTTAGCTTTTGGCCTGGCACTCATCCATGCCCGGCCCCCTCTGTCTTCAGCGAAGAACGTGGCTGCAGACATTGCCGTCCAGCTCTGTGAATCTGTTGCCAACAAGTTGGAAGGGAAGGTGATGGGGACATTCAGTAGTAAGTATCTCCCTAAAGCGGGCAGTGCTTTGAGGATTGTGCACGTTGAAAGGTGAAGAGTATAGGCCTCTATCCTTACTAGTTAGGTCATTTCCGACAGATTCCGTAACCACATTACATAACCTAGATAGATTTTCAGAGTTGCTGGGAGGAATAAATAACACTGTGTAAAGTGCTGAGAACAGTACCAGATGTGGTCTGGAGTCCAGAGACAAGATTCTAGTGTCATCCAGCTCCTAGTCTCCTCAGCTCAGAAAGGTCGTGGGCACCCCTGGAGCCCCTTGCTTGAGATTCATGGGTGCCCCTCCGCCCAGCGGTGACATCTACAGTAAAGCAAGCTCTCCAAGAGTCCTTGGTGCAGATTCTGCAGCCACAGCGCCGTGTGGACATGCTCCGGGACATCATGGACGCCCAACGCCGCCAGCGCCCTTATGTCGTCACCTTCTGTGGTGTTAATGGAGTGGGGAAGTCTACTAATCTCGCCAAGGTAGGTGCAGGGTCCCAGCCTGCCTCTGACGTTTCTTCACTCTCTGTGTCTTAGCAACATGGAAGCAGTTTTAGGCGACAGTTTTCTCTACCTCTTTTGCACAGATTTCCTTCTGGTTGTTGGAGAATGGCTTCAGTGTACTCATTGCTGCCTGTGACACATTTCGTGCCGGCGCCGTGGAGCAGCTGCGCACACACACCCGGCGCCTGACTGCCCTACACCCGCCAGAGAATCACAGTGGCCGTACCATGGTGCAGTTGTTTGAAAAGGGCTATGGCAAGGACGCTGCTGGCATTGCCATGGAAGCCATCGCCTTTGGTACCGTGCACGGGGAGCAGAAGGGCTTGTCTGGGCCCCTTTCTGCCTTGGGTTCCCTTGGGATTTGCAGACACTCAGGATTACCGACCGTACTATATAACTTACTGTTAAATGATGAGAGGGAAAGTTCAGCTGCTTCTGGATAACCCGTGTGTAGTTCCAGGCGACATTCATACAGTCCGACCAGACAACCTGAATTTCTGACCTTTATTTACCCTGCTGCCACCCTTCTCCTCACTGTGCTCAGAGATGAGGTTCTTCCCCAGATTACCTTGTGGCAAGCAAGAACCCCAGACAGTAAACAGGCTTCTAATACAGCCAGGTTAGGAAACCAGGACTGAGCATGAGTGGCGGTCCTGGTGTTGAGCTGACCGTTGTTTTTCTCTCTAGCACGTAACCAAGGCTTCGATGTGGTCCTGGTGGACACGGCAGGCCGCATGCAAGACAATGCCCCCCTGATGACGGCCCTGGCCAAACTCATTACTGTCAATACACCTGACTTGGTGCTGTTTGTTGGGGAAGCCTTAGTAGGCAATGAGGCCGTGGATCAGCTGGTGAGGGCTAGGGCCTGGTTCCCTTTCCAGCCTCCGCTATGGCCAGCTGGGTGGTTCTCAGGCTCACATCACCTTTCTCCTTTCCAGGTCAAGTTCAACCGAGCCTTGGCTGACCATTCTATGGCTCAAACACCTCGACTCATTGATGGCATTGTCCTTACCAAATTTGATACCATCGATGACAAGGTAAATATGGATAAAACGCTCAGGACAAAATGAAcatggggcgggggggcagggtgTGCCAGTGCTTGTCCTTCACAAGGGAGCTGTGTTAGGTACAGAGTGGctggtactgagagagtgggtGAGTTGACTGGGTATCCCCTTTCTACACTTTAGGTGGGAGCTGCTATTTCCATGACGTACATCACAAGCAAACCCATCGTCTTTGTGGGTACTGGCCAGACCTACTGTGACCTACGCAGCCTCAACGCTAAGGCTGTGGTGGCTGCCCTCATGAAGGCTTAACATGGCTCCTGCCCAATACCAAATCGCCGCTTCCCCCCACAGACCATTATTCCTGTATCAAGAATATGCTTCAGAGTATGTGAGCAACTTGTCTTCAGTGTAGTAAAGAGGCAGAGTGAGGGGAGCTCCAGGGGCTTGCAGCTCCTTCTAACCCCACTCCCTGTCCAGCCTCCATCTGCAAGGAGGGTGGGCCTAATCATGTTCCAGTCACTGCCCACTGATGCCCACCCTGCCATGGGACTCCACTCCCCTCCTCAGCCATTCCCTTCACTCTGCTTCCAGACTCAGTCTCTCTACAGCTTTGACCAATGGTTGGAAGACTCAACACCAGAGCTCTGCAATGTTAACGATACACAAGAGACTTT
Proteins encoded:
- the SRPRA gene encoding signal recognition particle receptor subunit alpha isoform X1, with protein sequence MLDFFTIFSKGGLVLWCFQGVSDSCTGPVNALIRSVLLQERGGNNSFTHEALTLKYKLDNQFELVFVVGFQKILTLTYVDKLIDDVHRLFRDKYRTEIQQQSALSLLNGTFDFQNDFLRLLREAEESSKIRAPTTMKKFEDSEKAKKPVRSMIETRGEKPKEKTKNSKKKGGKKEVRLLLTGSDGGPLATGKADSVVKTGVPVGPENGVELSKEELVRRKREEFMQKHGRGVEKSSKSLKSDAPKEKGKKAPRVWALGGCANKDVLDYSTPTTNGTPEVALPEDINLIRGTGPGGQLQDLDCSSSDDDEASQSTTKPSATKGTLGGMFGMLKGLVGSKSLSREDMESVLDKMRDHLIAKNVAADIAVQLCESVANKLEGKVMGTFSTVTSTVKQALQESLVQILQPQRRVDMLRDIMDAQRRQRPYVVTFCGVNGVGKSTNLAKISFWLLENGFSVLIAACDTFRAGAVEQLRTHTRRLTALHPPENHSGRTMVQLFEKGYGKDAAGIAMEAIAFARNQGFDVVLVDTAGRMQDNAPLMTALAKLITVNTPDLVLFVGEALVGNEAVDQLVKFNRALADHSMAQTPRLIDGIVLTKFDTIDDKVGAAISMTYITSKPIVFVGTGQTYCDLRSLNAKAVVAALMKA
- the SRPRA gene encoding signal recognition particle receptor subunit alpha isoform X2 → MLDFFTIFSKGGLVLWCFQGVSDSCTGPVNALIRSVLLQERGGNNSFTHEALTLKYKLDNQFELVFVVGFQKILTLTYVDKLIDDVHRLFRDKYRTEIQQQSALSLLNGTFDFQNDFLRLLREAEESSKIRAPTTMKKFEDSEKAKKPVRSMIETRGEKPKEKTKNSKKKGGKKEGSDGGPLATGKADSVVKTGVPVGPENGVELSKEELVRRKREEFMQKHGRGVEKSSKSLKSDAPKEKGKKAPRVWALGGCANKDVLDYSTPTTNGTPEVALPEDINLIRGTGPGGQLQDLDCSSSDDDEASQSTTKPSATKGTLGGMFGMLKGLVGSKSLSREDMESVLDKMRDHLIAKNVAADIAVQLCESVANKLEGKVMGTFSTVTSTVKQALQESLVQILQPQRRVDMLRDIMDAQRRQRPYVVTFCGVNGVGKSTNLAKISFWLLENGFSVLIAACDTFRAGAVEQLRTHTRRLTALHPPENHSGRTMVQLFEKGYGKDAAGIAMEAIAFARNQGFDVVLVDTAGRMQDNAPLMTALAKLITVNTPDLVLFVGEALVGNEAVDQLVKFNRALADHSMAQTPRLIDGIVLTKFDTIDDKVGAAISMTYITSKPIVFVGTGQTYCDLRSLNAKAVVAALMKA